One genomic region from Enterobacter hormaechei ATCC 49162 encodes:
- the tssK gene encoding type VI secretion system baseplate subunit TssK produces MKTEQPLWGRGQMVSPQHFQQQAAYAAWSAECIAQLGLSHPWGVINATFEPEVLKLGRLQARHLHLRFPDGTLIDTDNADDLPPVLGLESESQEVMVVLALPLLRANGGNCLKPDEVAGRPVRFRQRWRDVRNLFGDDTRQIAVMRPELTLRFAHQNNSDYLTCPVARLQQDSQGNWALDDTYLPPLLALRGSVWLLTQLEQLLTQLRARLGRLMDMRRESNERMADFAVADVSLFWLLNALNSAEPVLGQFQRHPQSPPERLYPELARLAGSLLTFSLEHQVSAIPVWQHEQLNNVFPPLFDLLGDLLEASLPSRVVAIELEHDARLHFWQARLHDPRLREGADYYLSVRSPMPVAQLQEQFPRQCKVGSPDHVRSIVNSSRVGVPLTPLRHVPAAIPLRLENQYFSLDVSHPLAIEMFQSGTCMFYVPGMLAEPELELFAVLRT; encoded by the coding sequence ATGAAAACGGAACAACCGTTATGGGGCAGGGGCCAGATGGTCTCTCCCCAGCACTTCCAGCAACAGGCCGCCTATGCGGCCTGGTCTGCGGAATGTATCGCCCAGCTTGGTCTCTCCCATCCGTGGGGGGTGATTAATGCCACTTTCGAACCGGAAGTACTGAAATTGGGTCGTCTCCAGGCCCGTCATCTGCACCTCCGCTTCCCTGACGGGACATTAATCGATACGGATAATGCTGACGACCTTCCACCAGTGCTGGGGCTTGAGAGTGAATCACAGGAGGTGATGGTGGTTCTGGCCCTTCCGCTGCTGCGCGCGAATGGCGGTAACTGCCTTAAGCCCGATGAGGTAGCCGGGCGTCCTGTTCGCTTTCGCCAGCGCTGGCGGGATGTCCGCAACCTTTTTGGCGACGACACGCGCCAGATTGCAGTGATGCGGCCAGAGCTGACGTTGCGTTTCGCCCATCAGAACAACAGCGATTACCTGACCTGTCCGGTCGCCCGCCTGCAACAAGATTCGCAGGGAAACTGGGCACTTGACGATACGTACCTTCCGCCACTACTGGCGCTGCGGGGCAGTGTCTGGCTGTTGACCCAGCTGGAGCAATTGTTGACGCAACTGCGCGCCCGTCTGGGCCGCCTGATGGACATGCGTCGGGAAAGTAATGAGCGCATGGCGGATTTTGCCGTAGCTGACGTTTCCCTGTTCTGGCTGCTTAATGCTCTGAATAGTGCTGAACCCGTGCTGGGTCAGTTTCAGCGCCACCCACAAAGCCCGCCTGAGCGTCTTTATCCAGAACTGGCACGGCTTGCGGGCAGCCTGCTGACCTTCTCGCTCGAGCATCAGGTCAGTGCGATCCCAGTCTGGCAGCATGAGCAGTTAAATAACGTCTTCCCGCCGCTCTTTGATTTACTGGGTGACCTGCTGGAAGCTAGCCTGCCATCACGCGTGGTAGCGATTGAACTTGAGCATGATGCCCGGCTTCACTTCTGGCAGGCTCGTCTGCATGATCCGCGTCTGCGCGAAGGCGCTGATTACTACCTCTCCGTGCGTTCACCGATGCCGGTGGCACAATTGCAGGAACAGTTCCCGCGCCAGTGCAAGGTTGGCAGTCCCGATCATGTCAGGAGTATCGTCAATTCATCGCGGGTGGGCGTCCCTCTGACACCACTGCGCCATGTGCCGGCAGCCATTCCACTGCGTCTGGAAAATCAGTATTTCAGCCTTGATGTCTCTCATCCCCTGGCCATCGAAATGTTCCAGAGCGGCACCTGTATGTTTTACGTTCCGGGAATGCTCGCCGAGCCTGAACTTGAACTCTTTGCGGTACTGAGAACATGA
- the tssL gene encoding type VI secretion system protein TssL, short form, with translation MSDRKRGTAAFIDIDALLQDTWLQVISLRHGPTFQDGEGRTLWERCIDDVRRVQRDLKASELDEANCQHILTAQCALLDEAVKGRGVEDDACIQWYDIPLQGYFLGTMDAGDTLCDRMRDVLREPAPDHAVVTCFQRVMMLGFLGSFRSLNDPERVKLLNALNEYVAPFSYSHPHPVLAESHAGRGMGGWLASWPVRIGLSAVVVAALWWGLDRWLDQTLLTLLPGAVK, from the coding sequence ATGAGTGATCGTAAACGCGGTACTGCCGCGTTCATTGATATTGATGCCCTGTTACAGGACACCTGGCTACAGGTGATCAGCCTGCGTCACGGCCCGACATTCCAGGACGGGGAAGGGCGAACGCTTTGGGAGCGCTGCATTGATGATGTCAGGCGTGTGCAGCGAGACCTGAAAGCGAGCGAACTTGATGAAGCCAACTGCCAGCATATTCTTACGGCACAGTGTGCGCTGCTTGATGAGGCGGTCAAAGGGCGCGGTGTGGAGGATGACGCCTGTATACAGTGGTATGACATTCCCCTACAGGGGTACTTCCTTGGCACCATGGACGCCGGCGACACGTTATGCGATCGGATGCGTGATGTGCTGCGTGAACCGGCTCCTGACCACGCCGTGGTGACCTGCTTCCAGCGAGTCATGATGCTCGGGTTCCTCGGCAGCTTCCGCTCCCTGAACGATCCTGAGCGCGTGAAGCTCTTGAATGCACTTAATGAATATGTTGCGCCGTTCAGCTATTCACATCCCCATCCCGTACTGGCGGAAAGCCATGCCGGACGGGGGATGGGCGGCTGGCTGGCATCATGGCCCGTACGTATTGGCCTGAGTGCGGTGGTTGTCGCCGCATTATGGTGGGGGCTGGATCGCTGGCTGGATCAGACTCTGCTTACCCTGTTGCCGGGAGCCGTGAAATGA
- a CDS encoding OmpA family protein: protein MSPAQQRGLALWAALLSAVVCLGFLPVTRLVSVLVLLVLLGLILTFWTVASRRAGHDVTLCLDDLPEATYRQPVVLVCGDLPLAWPQQSPVLTVTQGCWIRVENHQDLEQTARQVLWLRPDWGRQLSVMVSVCPQKHADSEALTSRLLALRWQISQLRKETGHSVPLILNGQVGSAMTNDQLWQAAIPGEGVRIWRESSAPASIAAWIATSGSAAMQQQVLMNSLMDWFYQHVQAVFTDENPDVPVITPVAVLWGMGPILAGSLASSAWTAWLSRHTAMQQVVGWHPVGTDSTVISPLPDFVLPLLPEGRGLTPRDRTFRCALSIFTLAAVAALLSSGWNNRQLLQRVSFDIARYDGIPMKDLGPKGDAVAVLRDDAAQLDAWARNGVPVRMSLGLYQGGRLRMPVLEAIRSYVPAPPPSKPKLKTVPKIVRLDSMSLFDTGKWALKPGSVKLLVNSLVGIKAKPGWLIVVAGHTDSTGDDKSNQVLSLKRAESVRDWMRDTGDVPESCFAVQGYGESRPVAANDTTEGRALNRRVEISLVPQADACQAPDTTHASSQDDGADNNVTE from the coding sequence ATGAGCCCTGCACAACAGCGCGGGCTTGCGCTCTGGGCTGCCCTGCTGAGTGCAGTGGTCTGCCTGGGTTTCCTGCCAGTCACCCGCCTGGTTTCTGTGCTTGTTTTGCTGGTGCTGCTGGGGCTTATTCTGACGTTCTGGACTGTCGCCAGTCGTCGTGCGGGTCATGACGTCACGCTGTGCCTGGATGATCTCCCGGAAGCCACTTACCGTCAGCCCGTGGTACTGGTCTGTGGCGATCTGCCGTTGGCCTGGCCACAGCAGTCACCGGTGCTCACTGTCACCCAGGGATGCTGGATCCGCGTGGAGAATCATCAGGACCTGGAGCAAACAGCCCGCCAGGTACTGTGGTTGCGTCCTGACTGGGGTCGTCAGCTGTCGGTGATGGTCAGCGTCTGCCCGCAGAAACATGCTGACAGCGAAGCCCTGACCAGCCGTTTGCTGGCTCTGCGCTGGCAAATCAGCCAACTGCGTAAAGAAACCGGTCACTCTGTGCCGCTGATTCTGAATGGTCAGGTTGGCAGTGCGATGACGAATGACCAGCTCTGGCAGGCGGCTATCCCAGGGGAAGGCGTGAGGATCTGGCGGGAATCTTCCGCGCCAGCCTCAATCGCTGCATGGATCGCCACCAGCGGGTCGGCTGCGATGCAGCAACAGGTTTTGATGAACAGCCTGATGGACTGGTTCTATCAGCACGTTCAGGCCGTCTTTACGGATGAGAACCCCGATGTTCCTGTCATTACGCCTGTAGCGGTGCTGTGGGGAATGGGACCGATCCTTGCCGGTAGTCTGGCCTCATCGGCCTGGACGGCGTGGCTTTCTCGTCATACTGCAATGCAACAGGTAGTGGGCTGGCACCCGGTGGGAACGGACAGTACGGTTATTTCCCCGTTACCGGATTTTGTCCTGCCATTGCTGCCGGAAGGGCGAGGCCTGACGCCGCGTGACAGAACCTTCCGCTGTGCGCTCAGCATCTTCACGCTGGCGGCTGTTGCGGCACTGCTCAGCAGTGGCTGGAATAATCGCCAGCTGTTGCAACGAGTGAGCTTCGATATTGCCCGCTATGACGGTATCCCGATGAAGGATTTAGGGCCGAAAGGCGACGCGGTTGCTGTGCTGCGTGACGATGCGGCACAGCTGGATGCGTGGGCACGCAATGGGGTACCTGTACGAATGAGCCTGGGTTTGTATCAGGGCGGGCGTCTGCGTATGCCAGTACTGGAAGCGATTCGCTCGTATGTTCCTGCCCCTCCGCCGTCTAAACCGAAGCTTAAAACAGTACCGAAAATTGTACGCCTTGACAGCATGTCGCTGTTCGATACCGGCAAATGGGCGCTGAAACCCGGCTCAGTGAAGCTGCTGGTGAACTCGCTGGTGGGCATTAAGGCGAAGCCCGGCTGGCTGATTGTGGTCGCGGGCCATACCGACAGTACGGGCGACGACAAATCCAACCAGGTACTGTCCCTGAAGCGTGCAGAGTCCGTACGCGACTGGATGCGTGATACCGGCGACGTTCCGGAAAGCTGTTTTGCGGTGCAGGGCTATGGTGAAAGCCGTCCTGTCGCCGCCAACGACACGACGGAAGGCCGTGCGCTCAACCGCCGTGTCGAAATCAGTCTGGTACCGCAGGCGGATGCCTGTCAGGCGCCGGACACGACCCATGCGTCATCGCAGGATGATGGCGCTGATAACAATGTAACGGAGTAA
- the hcp gene encoding type VI secretion system effector Hcp → MAIPVYLWLKDDGGADIKGSVDVQDREGSIEVVAQEHNLYIPTDNNTGKLTGTRIHTPFLFTKEIDSSSPYLYKAVTTGQTLKSAEFKWYKINDAGQEVEYFNTKLENVKLVKVNPKMHDIKDPAFEKHNHLEQIELRYEKITWTYKDGNIIHSDSWNERATA, encoded by the coding sequence ATGGCAATTCCTGTTTATCTTTGGCTGAAGGACGACGGCGGTGCGGACATCAAAGGGTCTGTGGACGTTCAGGATCGTGAAGGCAGCATTGAAGTGGTGGCGCAGGAGCACAACCTGTACATCCCGACCGATAACAACACCGGCAAGCTGACCGGTACGCGTATCCACACGCCGTTCCTGTTCACCAAGGAAATCGACTCCTCCAGCCCGTATCTGTACAAGGCGGTAACCACCGGCCAGACCCTGAAATCTGCCGAGTTCAAGTGGTACAAAATCAACGACGCAGGCCAGGAAGTGGAGTACTTCAACACGAAGCTTGAGAACGTGAAGCTGGTGAAAGTGAATCCGAAGATGCATGACATCAAGGATCCTGCTTTCGAGAAGCACAACCACCTCGAGCAGATTGAGCTGCGCTACGAAAAAATCACCTGGACCTACAAGGACGGCAACATCATTCATTCCGACTCCTGGAACGAACGCGCCACCGCGTAA
- the tssH gene encoding type VI secretion system ATPase TssH, whose protein sequence is MENPAILLRRLNPYCARAMEGAASLCQTRAHAEILPEHWLLKLLEQGEGDLTVLARRYEWDMDAIWQDMLGFLDSLPRSVRSRPQLSDSVQTLMQDAWLHASLSGEEHIRSIHLLMALVEKPKLLRCDGLWPLLTLAQSQLERLRGLMDAQSDERPEVQQEAELAQGDEVEFVGRPVNADIKGELNPALQNALDKFTLDVTARAREGKIDPVFGRDNEIRQMVDILSRRRKNNPILVGEPGVGKTALVEGLALRIHEGNVPDALKPVSVRTLDLGLLQAGAGVKGEFEQRLKNIIEAVQQSPSPVLLFIDEAHTIIGAGNQAGGADAANLLKPALARGELRTIAATTWSEYKQYFERDAALERRFQMVKVDEPDDDTACLMLRGLKSRYAEHHGVHITDEAVKAAVTLSRRYLTGRQLPDKAVDLLDTASARIRMSLDTVPEPLTRMKAQLTALAMEKQALLEDIAVGNTAHGERLAAIGEEEVRIILQLDERETQYGQELALTQELLACRADISRQAEIADLQQQLSDVQKNNPLLGLDVDARTVATVIADWTGVPLSSLMKDEQTELLSLEQNLGRRVVGQDSALNAIAQRLRASKTGLAPENGPQGVFLLVGPSGTGKTETALALADELFGGEKSLITINLSEYQEPHTVSQLKGSPPGYVGYGQGGILTEAVRKRPYSVVLLDEVEKAHRDVMNLFYQVFDRGFMRDGEGREIDFRNTVILMTSNLGSDLIMQMLEEQPEATEPDLHELLRPVLRDHFQPALLARFQTVIYRPLTQAAMRTIVGMKLNQVSQRLARHYGMKTVIAESLSDALTAACLLPDTGARNVDSLLNQQILPVLSQQLLMHMAAGQKPQHLTLGWDEEEGIVLEFDRTEGVHA, encoded by the coding sequence ATGGAAAATCCAGCCATCCTGTTACGTCGTCTTAACCCTTACTGTGCCCGCGCGATGGAAGGGGCCGCTTCCCTGTGCCAGACCCGGGCGCACGCGGAAATACTGCCTGAGCACTGGCTGCTGAAACTGCTGGAACAGGGTGAGGGCGACCTGACGGTGCTGGCGCGGCGCTACGAATGGGATATGGATGCGATATGGCAGGACATGCTGGGTTTTCTGGACAGTCTGCCACGGTCGGTGCGCAGCCGTCCGCAGCTGTCGGACAGTGTGCAGACTCTGATGCAGGATGCCTGGCTGCACGCCTCGCTGTCTGGGGAAGAACACATCCGCAGCATTCACCTCCTGATGGCTCTGGTGGAAAAACCGAAGCTGCTGCGCTGCGACGGCCTGTGGCCGCTGCTGACGCTGGCGCAGAGCCAGCTTGAGCGCCTGCGTGGGCTTATGGATGCGCAGTCGGATGAACGTCCGGAGGTGCAGCAGGAAGCGGAACTGGCGCAGGGCGATGAGGTTGAGTTTGTTGGCCGCCCGGTAAATGCGGATATAAAAGGAGAGCTGAACCCGGCCTTGCAGAATGCGCTGGACAAATTCACCCTCGACGTCACCGCCCGCGCCCGTGAAGGCAAAATCGACCCGGTGTTCGGGCGCGACAATGAAATCCGCCAGATGGTGGATATTCTTTCCCGCCGCCGCAAGAACAACCCGATTCTGGTCGGCGAACCGGGCGTCGGCAAGACCGCACTCGTGGAAGGACTGGCGCTGCGCATTCATGAGGGCAATGTGCCGGACGCGCTGAAGCCGGTCTCCGTGCGCACCCTTGACCTCGGCCTGTTACAGGCCGGGGCGGGTGTGAAGGGGGAATTCGAGCAGCGCCTGAAAAACATCATCGAAGCGGTGCAGCAGTCACCCTCTCCGGTGCTGCTGTTTATCGACGAGGCGCACACCATTATCGGCGCCGGCAACCAGGCGGGGGGCGCCGACGCGGCAAACCTGCTGAAACCGGCCCTGGCCCGCGGAGAGCTGCGCACCATCGCCGCCACTACCTGGAGCGAGTACAAACAGTACTTCGAGCGTGACGCCGCGCTGGAGCGTCGCTTTCAGATGGTGAAAGTTGACGAACCGGACGACGACACCGCCTGCCTGATGCTGCGCGGCCTCAAGTCACGCTACGCGGAGCACCATGGCGTGCATATCACCGATGAAGCGGTTAAAGCCGCCGTCACGCTCTCCAGACGCTATCTGACCGGACGCCAGCTTCCGGACAAGGCGGTGGATTTACTGGATACCGCCTCTGCCCGTATCCGCATGAGCCTGGATACGGTGCCGGAGCCGCTGACCCGCATGAAGGCGCAGCTCACGGCACTGGCTATGGAGAAGCAGGCGCTGCTGGAAGATATCGCGGTGGGCAATACCGCGCATGGCGAACGCCTGGCCGCCATCGGAGAGGAAGAAGTCCGCATTATTTTGCAGCTCGACGAACGGGAAACCCAGTACGGCCAGGAGCTGGCGCTGACGCAGGAACTGCTGGCCTGCCGCGCCGATATTTCCCGCCAGGCAGAGATTGCTGACCTGCAACAGCAACTGAGCGATGTACAAAAGAATAACCCGCTGCTGGGCCTTGACGTGGACGCGCGTACGGTTGCCACCGTTATCGCCGACTGGACGGGCGTACCGCTCTCTTCATTAATGAAGGACGAGCAGACGGAACTGCTGAGTCTGGAGCAAAACCTCGGCAGACGGGTGGTCGGCCAAGACAGTGCACTGAACGCCATCGCGCAGCGCCTGCGCGCCTCAAAAACCGGCCTTGCGCCGGAGAACGGCCCGCAGGGCGTGTTCCTGCTTGTGGGGCCGAGCGGCACCGGCAAGACCGAAACCGCGCTGGCACTGGCGGACGAGCTGTTCGGCGGCGAGAAATCCCTGATTACCATCAACCTCTCGGAATATCAGGAGCCGCACACTGTCTCCCAGCTCAAGGGCTCTCCTCCGGGATACGTCGGCTACGGCCAGGGCGGCATCCTCACCGAAGCTGTCAGAAAACGCCCGTACAGCGTGGTGCTGCTGGATGAAGTGGAAAAGGCGCACCGGGACGTGATGAACCTGTTCTACCAGGTGTTTGACCGGGGCTTCATGCGCGACGGCGAAGGGCGGGAAATTGACTTCCGCAACACGGTGATTCTGATGACCTCGAATCTCGGCAGCGACCTCATCATGCAGATGCTGGAGGAACAGCCGGAGGCGACAGAGCCGGACCTGCACGAGCTGCTGCGCCCGGTTTTACGTGACCACTTCCAGCCCGCGCTGCTGGCGCGTTTCCAGACGGTGATTTACCGTCCGCTCACACAGGCAGCGATGCGCACGATTGTCGGCATGAAGCTGAATCAGGTGAGCCAGCGTCTGGCCCGGCATTACGGCATGAAAACCGTTATAGCAGAGAGCCTGTCTGACGCGCTGACGGCCGCCTGCCTGCTGCCGGACACCGGGGCCCGTAATGTCGACAGCCTGCTGAACCAGCAGATTCTGCCGGTCCTGAGCCAGCAACTGCTGATGCATATGGCAGCGGGGCAGAAGCCGCAGCATCTTACGCTGGGCTGGGATGAGGAAGAGGGCATAGTGCTCGAGTTTGACCGGACAGAAGGAGTGCACGCATGA